From Rutidosis leptorrhynchoides isolate AG116_Rl617_1_P2 chromosome 3, CSIRO_AGI_Rlap_v1, whole genome shotgun sequence, a single genomic window includes:
- the LOC139896909 gene encoding alpha-xylosidase 1-like, with protein MVSNFRPLVQFLATLFVTSSCFLHVLSSSNSGKELPTKFGNGYRLISVTKSTDGALIGQLQVKQRNSIYGPDIPLLQLYVKHETDDRLRVHITDANHQRWEVPYNLLPRAKPKSQTTGQHQNPNIPIEFSGTKLTFNYIADPFSFSIKRKSTGEILFNSISTTNSPYNSLVFKDQYLEISTTLPETASLYGLGENTQPHGIKLAPNDPYTLWTTDQSAINLNMDLYGSHPVYMDLRPGGNAHGVLLLNSNGMDVVYRGNSLTYKVIGGIFDFYFFSGPEPIAVVDQYTQLIGRPAPMPYWSFGFHQCRWGYHNLSVVEDVVENYRKAKIPLDVIWNDDDHMDAHKDFTLNARDYPHSKLINFLNEIHSRGMKYIVIIDPGIGVNSTYGTYQRGLANDVFIKYEGKPYLAQVWPGPVNFPDFLNPKTVSWWAEEIRRFHELVPVDGLWIDMNEASNFCSGLCTLPKGKQCPSGTGPGWVCCLDCKNITKTQWDEPPYKINASGTSVPVGYKTIATSAVHYNGVREYDAHSIYGFSQTIATHKGLQSLQGKRPFILTRSTFVGSGRYAAHWTGDNKATWDDLKYSISTMLNFGMFGIPMVGSDICGFYPVWRHHQPEPLEELCNRWIELGAFYPFSRDHANYYSPRQELYQWKSVAISARNALGMRYKLLPYLYTLSYEAHTTGAPIARPVFFSFPNITKLYGLSTQFLLGSSLMVSPVLDKQQTKISVMFPPGTWYNLFDLSQVVVSKETESFSMDAPLHVINVHLYQNTILPMQRGGMISKEARTTPFTLIVTFPMGSTKGEAKGKLYVDNDELPEMRLGNGQSSYVEFSAKVENGVVKMWSDVIESKFALEKGLVIEKVTVLGLSGGARGGFMMDVEGGDGGFDLSKVEMVENEHKLFDEVGSKGSKKSKMVEIKGLEIPVGKKFSVSWKMVVE; from the exons ATGGTCTCTAATTTTAGACCACTTGTGCAATTTCTAGCCACCCTTTTTGTCACTTCATCATGTTTTTTACATGTTCTTTCTTCTTCTAATTCCGGCAAGGAACTTCCGACTAAGTTCGGCAACGGCTACCGGCTCATTTCCGTTACTAAATCCACCGACGGTGCACTTATAGGTCAACTTCAAGTCAAACAAAGAAACAGTATCTACGGCCCTGATATCCCTCTCTTGCAATTATACGTCAA GCACGAAACTGACGACCGTTTAAGAGTACACATCACCGACGCAAATCACCAACGGTGGGAAGTACCGTACAACCTCTTACCACGAGCTAAACCTAAAAGTCAAACCACTGGTCAACATCAAAACCCTAACATTCCAATTGAATTCTCCGGCACCAAATTAACATTCAATTACATCGCCGATCCATTTTCATTCTCCATTAAACGCAAATCAaccggtgaaatcctcttcaattcAATCTCAACAACCAATTCACCGTACAATTCATTAGTTTTCAAggatcagtatcttgaaatctcaACAACGTTACCTGAAACTGCTTCATTATACGGTTTAGGTGAAAACACGCAACCGCACGGTATAAAATTAGCTCcgaatgatccgtacacgttatggACAACGGATCAATCTGCAATTAATTTGAATATGGATTTGTACGGATCGCATCCGGTTTATATGGATTTAAGACCGGGTGGTAATGCACATGGTGTGTTGCTGTTAAATAGTAACGGAATGGATGTTGTGTATCGAGGGAATTCGTTAACGTATAAAGTGATTGGGGGTATTTTCGACTTTTACTTCTTTTCAGGGCCGGAACCTATTGCTGTTGTTGATCAGTATACTCAACTTATTGGACGGCCCGCTCCTATGCCTTACTGGTCATTTG GGTTTCACCAGTGTAGATGGGGTTACCATAACTTATCAGTAGTCGAAGATGTTGTCGAAAACTACAGAAAGGCGAAAATACCACTCGATGTCATATGGAACGATGATGATCATATGGATGCTCACAAAGATTTTACTCTTAACGCGCGAGATTATCCTCATTCGAAACTAATTAATTTCCTAAACGAAATACATTCGCGTGGAATGAAGTACATTGTCATTATTGACCCTGGAATCGGAGTAAATTCCACTTATGGCACATACCAACGAGGCCTTGCGAATGATGTTTTCATCAAATACGAAGGTAAACCGTATCTAGCCCAAGTCTGGCCCGGGCCCGTTAACTTCCCTGATTTCCTCAACCCAAAAACTGTCTCTTGGTGGGCTGAGGAAATCAGGAGGTTTCATGAGCTCGTGCCAGTAGACGGGCTATGGATTGATATGAACGAGGCTTCGAATTTTTGTTCGGGTTTATGCACACTTCCTAAAGGGAAACAGTGCCCGAGTGGCACTGGGCCCGGTTGGGTTTGTTGTTTGGATTGTAAAAATATCACAAAAACCCAATGGGATGAGCCACCTTATAAGATAAATGCATCAGGGACAAGTGTCCCAGTCGGGTACAAAACTATAGCGACTAGCGCGGTTCACTATAATGGGGTCCGCGAGTACGATGCTCATAGCATTTACGGGTTCTCTCAAACCATTGCTACACACAAAGGCCTTCAAAGCCTCCAAGGAAAACGCCCGTTTATCTTGACCCGCTCCACATTTGTTGGATCGGGCCGTTATGCAGCCCATTGGACCGGTGACAACAAGGCAACATGGGATGATCTTAAATATTCAATCTCAACCATGTTGAATTTTGGTATGTTTGGTATTCCAATGGTCGGGTCAGACATATGCGGGTTTTACCCAGTTTGGAGACACCATCAACCCGAACCGTTAGAAGAATTATGCAACCGTTGGATTGAACTAGGAGCGTTTTACCCGTTTTCAAGAGACCACGCGAACTACTACTCGCCGAGACAAGAACTTTACCAATGGAAATCGGTTGCTATATCAGCAAGAAACGCATTAGGTATGCGGTACAAGTTGCTTCCTTACTTGTACACATTATCCTACGAAGCCCACACAACGGGCGCCCCGATAGCCCGCCCGGTTTTCTTCTCGTTCCCAAACATCACCAAACTTTATGGTTTAAGCACGCAATTCTTGCTCGGAAGTAGTCTAATGGTGTCCCCTGTTCTCGATAAACAACAAACGAAAATAAGCGTAATGTTCCCTCCTGGCACATGGTACAATCTATTCGATTTGAGTCAAGTTGTTGTATCGAAAGAAACCGAGTCTTTCTCAATGGATGCTCCCTTGCACGTGATCAATGTCCATTTATACCAAAACACTATTCTTCCTATGCAAAGGGGAGGAATGATTTCAAAGGAAGCAAGAACAACACCTTTTACACTTATTGTGACTTTCCCTATGGGGTCCACAAAGGGCGAGGCAAAAGGGAAGCTTTACGTTGATAACGATGAGCTGCCCGAAATGAGATTGGGCAACGGGCAGTCGAGTTATGTTGAGTTTAGCGCAAAGGTTGAGAATGGGGTGGTAAAAATGTGGTCAGATGTTATTGAGAGTAAGTTTGCTCTTGAGAAAGGTTTGGTTATTGAGAAAGTAACGGTGCTTGGGTTAAGCGGTGGTGCTCGTGGCGGATTTATGATGGATGTAGAGGGCGGTGATGGCGGTTTCGATTTATCGAAGGTTGAAATGGtcgaaaatgagcataagttattTGATGAAGTAGGAAGTAAAGGTAGTAAGAAGAGCAAAATGGTGGAGATAAAGGGATTGGAGATACCAGTTGGTAAAAAATTCTCAGTGTCGTGGAAAATGGTAGTTGAATGA